A single genomic interval of Xyrauchen texanus isolate HMW12.3.18 chromosome 40, RBS_HiC_50CHRs, whole genome shotgun sequence harbors:
- the LOC127633150 gene encoding protein Tob1-like: MQLEIQVALNFIISYLYNKLPRRRVNIFGEELERQLKKKYEGHWYPDKPYKGSGFRCIHVGEKVDPVVEEAAKESGLDIEDVRNNLPQDLSVWIDPFEVSYQIGEKGPVKVLYVDDNNENGSELDKEIRNSFNPEAQVFMPISDPVGISSESSSPSPPFGQSAAVSPSFMPRSTQPLTFTTASFAATKFGSTKMKNSGRNGGKVARTSPTNLGLNANSLLKQKAISNSMHSLYSLGLGSQQQMASALSPNAKEFVFPNLQGQGSSSTMFGSENPLSLSPLQYNNAFDVFSTYRNINDKSLMDGLNLSLGNMQYSNQQFQPVMAN; the protein is encoded by the coding sequence ATGCAGCTTGAAATCCAAGTAGCGCTCAACTTTATAATTTCGTATCTATATAACAAACTCCCACGACGACGAGTCAACATCTTTGGTGAGGAGCTGGAGAGGCAGTTGAAGAAGAAATATGAAGGACACTGGTACCCCGACAAGCCATACAAAGGATCTGGATTCAGGTGTATACACGTGGGTGAGAAGGTGGACCCGGTAGTGGAGGAAGCAGCCAAAGAGAGTGGGCTGGACATCGAAGATGTCCGCAATAACTTGCCTCAGGACCTCAGTGTTTGGATCGACCCTTTTGAGGTGTCCTACCAAATTGGGGAAAAGGGACCTGTCAAGGTGCTATACGTGGATGATAACAATGAGAACGGGTCAGAGCTGGACAAGGAGATCAGAAACAGTTTTAACCCAGAGGCTCAGGTCTTTATGCCAATCAGCGACCCTGTGGGCATCTCTTCGGAGTCCAGTTCCCCATCCCCTCCATTTGGCCAGTCAGCGGCAGTTAGCCCCTCCTTCATGCCACGCTCCACTCAGCCTTTAACTTTCACTACAGCCTCATTTGCTGCCACCAAGTTTGGCTCCACCAAGATGAAGAACAGCGGCCGCAATGGTGGCAAAGTTGCACGCACCTCTCCCACAAACCTGGGCCTGAATGCGAACAGCTTACTTAAGCAGAAAGCCATCTCTAACTCCATGCATTCTCTGTACAGTTTAGGCCTGGGAAGTCAGCAACAAATGGCCTCCGCACTTTCTCCCAATGCAAAGGAGTTTGTGTTCCCCAACCTCCAGGGCCAAGGGAGCTCCAGCACAATGTTTGGAAGTGAGAATCCCCTAAGCCTCAGCCCTCTGCAGTATAACAATGCCTTTGATGTATTCTCAACCTACAGGAACATTAATGACAAGTCCCTCATGGATGGCTTAAACTTAAGTCTCGGCAACATGCAGTATTCGAACCAGCAATTCCAACCAGTCATGGCTAACTAA